TTTTATGCCATTCCTTTGTTAAAACAATTACCAACCAATCCTATCAGTCGACTTTATTGCTTGTTTGCGTTAACCGATGAAACTTTTTCCGTGTTAACCACCCTTCATGAAAATGAACGCCAAAGGCTGATACTACCTGTGAGTTTGCTCAATCAGTGTTATTGGGTTATCGGTACCATATTAGGCATTATGCTGGGTGCAGGGCTCAATGATTGGGTGCCTCATTTGGATTTTGCGTTAGTGTGCTTATTTGCTATTTTAGCCTACGAGCAGTTTAAAGCAGTCAAGGCTTACTATCCCATCTTCATCGCCATCATTGCGTTCACAGCGGCGTTTTATTTTATATCCGATTGGCTTTTACTATCAGCGATTTGCGTGAGTTTGGGACTCATTATCATCCACTTTTTTATGAGCAATAAATCTGCTCATGAGCAAGCTCTCTGAT
Above is a window of Sulfoacidibacillus ferrooxidans DNA encoding:
- a CDS encoding AzlC family ABC transporter permease → FYAIPLLKQLPTNPISRLYCLFALTDETFSVLTTLHENERQRLILPVSLLNQCYWVIGTILGIMLGAGLNDWVPHLDFALVCLFAILAYEQFKAVKAYYPIFIAIIAFTAAFYFISDWLLLSAICVSLGLIIIHFFMSNKSAHEQAL